A window of Exiguobacterium sp. FSL W8-0210 genomic DNA:
CGAGCATCAGATATTGCGATGATGATGCTCGAACTTGATGAATTGCAAGAAGCAGGCGTTTTAGAGCAACGTCAGTATGATTCAGCAAAACTCATCTTACGACATGAGTTAAAACGTTCACAATCCGATAATGTTTAAGGTTGCGCAACCCTTTGCGCAATACGAGTGTGTCCGTTAAAATGAACAAGTAGACATTATATGAGCATAGGGGAGACAGAGCAATGAAATGGTTACTCGGCATTGATATCGGTGGAACGACAGTGAAGATGGCAATTTTGGATTTGCAAGGCATCATCGTGGAAAAATGGGAGATTGAGACGGTGATCCTGAATGATGGGGCACAAATTCCAGGAGATATTGCAAAATCATTCTTTGAGAAGTGTCAAAAAAGCGATAAACGACCAGAGGATTTCGTCGGAGCGGGAATCGGCGCGCCGGGATTCATCGACTTCAATACAGGTGTCGTCGAAAAGGCGGTCAACATCGGTTGGCATAATTTTGAACTCGTCGGTGAATTCGAACGTTTGACAGGTTTACCGGCAGTACTTGAAAATGATGCAAATGCAGCAGCGATCGGTGAGATGTGGAAAGGTGCCGGTAGTGGCGCAACAGAATTACTCGCTGTCACACTTGGTACGGGTGTTGGTGGTGGTCTAATCACGAACGGACAAATCGTTCACGGTACGGTCGGAATGGCAGGAGAAATCGGTCATATCACGATGTTGCCTGAAGGTGGCGTCCTATGTGGATGTGGACGTAAAGGATGCCTTGAGACGATTGCTTCAGCAACGGGTATCGCCCGTCTTGGTCTTGAGAAACGTAAAGGACAAGAAACACTACTGAATGACATTAAAGCAGTGACGGCGAAAGATGTATTTGAAGCATATGAGAAAGGCGATCGTATCGCAACGGATGTCGTAGAGGAAGTGACGTTCCACCTCGGACTTGCGATTTCGAATCTAGCAAATAGTATCAATCCGGAAATCATCGTCATCGGTGGTGGTGTCTCGAAAGCAGGTGAAACACTGCTTGCACCACTACGTCAGCAATTTGAACGGTTTGCGTTACCCCGTGTCTTTGGATCAACGACGTTCAAGATTGCTGAACTCGGAAACGATGCTGGAGTCATCGGGTGTGCATGGCTTGCTAAGCAAATGTTCTTGAAAAAATGATAATATTCAATTTCAATGAAAGGTTCGCTCCGGCGAATCTTTTTTTTGTTTACAAACGTATAGTAATTGTGTGATTGTTAAGTATCTTCCGGATTCCGGTTGCATTTTTGTAAAACTAAGCGTAAAATTTTCACGTGATATGGGTATATTTACATTATGATGTAAGTTGTGTGAACTGAAAGCAGAAAGCACATGTAAATTAGGAGGCAGGTTTTTATGCAGCAAGACGCAAACATCTGGTCGCGAATGCGCCTAAAGATGGGGCAAGGCGTTCGCAGTACTTATAAAGAGCATAAGCTCTTTTGGATTGCGACCTTATTGATTTGGTTAAAAACGTATTTAGCGTATACACTTTTCTTCAACGTTCCCGTAACGAATTCCGCGCAAGCATTCATTCTACTAATTAATCCAATTAGTTCAGCGCTCTTCATGTTTGGATTTAGCTTCTTCTTCCGAGGAAATGTCCAAAAATGGTTCATCTACGGTACACTGTTCGTCGCAACCATCATTTTATATGCGGACATCATTTTTTTCCGCTTCTTTAATGATTACTTGACGTTGCCAGTATTGTTCCAAACTTCGAATGCAGAGACGGTTTCAGCTTCACTCGCATCGCTTTTAAGTTGGGCTGATTTACTGATCGTCGGCGATTTGATCATCTTACCATTTTTCTTACGGAAAATGGACATGTCCAAAAACGTCGCGTCACGTGGACGCGCAATTCTTGCATTCGTCGCAGCAGTCGTCGTCTTCCTTGGAAACTTGACGCTTGCTGAGACAGAACGTCCAGAATTATTGACACGTGCCTTTGACCGGGAATTACTCGTTAAGAACATCGGAACATTTAACTTCCATATGTATGACGCACTCATCCAGTCGAAGACATCTGCGCAAAAAGCACTTGCGGATAGCTCTGAGTTATCAGAAGTCCAAAACTTCATCGATTCGAAGCATGCTGCAGCCAATCCGGCGATGTTCGGCAAGTATAAAGGTAAGAACGTCATCGTCATCTCGTTTGAGTCAGCTCAATCATTTGCCGTTGGTTTAAAAGCACCAAACGGTCAAGAAATTACACCGAACTTGAATAAATTGATCAAGGAATCCCATTCATGGGATAACTTCTATCACAACACAGGACAAGGGAAAACGTCAGATGCTGAGTTCATTCTTGAGAATTCGATCTATCCACTTGGTCGTGGATCTGCATTCTTTACGAACGGAGAGAACGAATTCCGTGCAACACCTGAGATGTTGAAAGAAGATGGCTATTACTCAGCTGTTTTCCATGCGAATAACAAGTCATTCTGGAACCGGGACATCGTCTACAACAGTTTCGGCGTAGATCGTTTCTTCTCGGAGACGGATTATGATTTAGGGGATCCAGCAGATTTGACGGAGTGGGGCTTACTCGATGACAAGTTCTTTGAACAGTCACTTCCGATGTTAAAAGATTTACCACGTCCGTTTTATTCGAAATTCATTACGTTAACGAACCACTATCCATTCGAGATGCCAAAACCAGAAGATGAACTCGTACCACCGCTAGAAACGAGTTCTACGACACTGAACCACTACGTTCAGGCGCTAGCGTATCAAGATATGGCACTCGGTAAGTTCATCGAAGGTCTCAAAAAAGATGGTACGTGGGATGATACGATCTTCATGGTATACGGTGACCATTACGGTATTTCAACAAACCATAATGCTGCGATGGCAGAACTCATGAACAAAGATGAGTTGACTCCATATGACGTTGCGCAACTGCAACGTGTACCGTTTGTCATTCATTTACCGGGTCAAACGAAGGGTGTCAAACACGAAAATGTTGCGAGTCAAATCGATATCAAACCAACATTGCTTCACCTGTTAGGTCATGATTTCAAGAATGAGATCTTGTTCGGTACCGATCTCTTCTCAAAACAACATAAAGACTATGCGTTGTTCCGTGACGGTTCTGTCGTAACAGATAAGACGGTCTACACGCAAGAAACATGTTATGACCGTAAGACAGGAGAAGAAGTGAAGGACGGGGAACAAGCGGAAATGTGTAAACAATCTACGAAACAATCTGAGAAAGAATTAGGACTCTCAGATAAAGTCATCTATGGCGACTTGCTACGTTTCCTTCAAACTTCAAAATAAGTAAGATAATACTGAGAGTAGGTCTACGTTCTAGTAGGTCTACTCTTTTTATAAAATAACAAAAAAGAGAGATGCTCGAGGCACCTCTCTTTTAGCGTACTCTGATTACGATGGAATACCGCCGTAAATCAATGTCGCAATCCCAAACCAGCCGAATAAGACGACAGTTAGGGCCGCGAATACGAGTGGAAACATTTGGCGTTTCTTAAGTGAACGAACGACGGCCCAAACACCGACGAGTGCGACGAAGAAGAAAAGCCAACCGATTGGTTGATCCAAATGCATGACGTACTCCCCCTTAAACAATCACGTTATGAATTTCACGAAGATTTCACTTAAATCTCACTTTTTAGTTTATCCGACTCGCGGGATAAAGTCGAGAGGGCGTTGCAGGAACTTTCGACAATTTCGTGTATAGTAGGAGAAGAGTCTATTGTAAAGGGGGTTTATAGAATGGAAATCGTAATGATCACTTCCGGTATGGCATCTGAGAATGGTTATTTGTTATTTAAAGATAAGGAATGTCTCGTCATTGATCCGGGTACAGAAGATATGCGGTTTTTCGATGAGATTGAAAGTCGGGGAGCAACATTAAAAGCGATTTTGTTGACGCATGCGCATTTTGACCACATTGGTGGTGTGGATATGTTACGACGCTTCACGGAAGCCCCTGTCTACGTGCATCCGGAAGAAGCAGGATGGCTCGGTAATCCAGAATGGAATGGTTCAGCAAAATTCGGAATGCCACCGATGCGGATGAAACCAGCGGATCATTTGTTGCAACCAGGACGATTGACGATCGGTAGCTTTTCGATGCATGTACTTGAGACGCCAGGACACTCACCAGGAAGTGTGACGTTCTACTTTAAAGGAGAACGGATCGCGTTCGGTGGAGATCTCCTGTTCCAGCAAGGCGTCGGACGAACGGATCTATACGGTGGGGATCAAGACGTGTTGATGCGTTCACTGGATCGACTCATCGCGGAACTACCGGCAGATACGACGATTTATCCAGGGCATGGTCCGAGTACGACGATTCGTCAAGAAATGAAGTCGAATCCATTCCTCTGACTAAAAAAACTCGCCATCCAAAAGGATGACGAGTTTTTTCATTACATCTGGAAGTTCGACCAGTACGTAAAGACGATGAAAAATACAGTTAAGTAAGCTCCAAAGATATAGACATACGTTTTTTCAGTTAAGCGCAAGTAACCGAGCGCTGCAAAAAATACAGTTTGTGCTAAGAAGACGAAGCCCATGACTAAAAATGAATCCGTATGCTCACTTGAGCTTGCATCGCCACCCAATGCGCCGATAAATGCCATGACTGCGATGATACCAGTCCAGAAACCGAGTACGCGGTACATTCTCCCCATTCCTATAACCCCCTAAATCCGACAGATAGTCAATATACGTACTTATTTTACCAAGCAAACAATCATCCGTCCATCCTGTTCTAGTGATTGTTAAGGAATAACTGTGAACAAAAGATGAAGTTTCAAAAAAAGTTGTACAATAGTTGTACAAAATGTGTACAAAGTCAAAATGGCATGCTATAGTAACTGTAATGAAACCCCACACTTTGAGAGGAGGAGCAAAAATGACGAATGAACTAGTCTTTTTCACATATCCAAGTTGTACATCATGTCGTAAAACGAAATCATGGTTAAAAGAGGAACATGTTGATGTAGAGGAACGTCATCTGTTCAGAAATGCTCCAACAGTTGATGAACTCATGGAACTGTTGAAATTATCGACGGATGGGATTGAAAGTTTGCTCGCAACACGCAGTCAAGCCTTCAAAGATCTCGGCATTGATATTGAAGACATGAAACTCAGTGAGTTATTACGCCTCATGAGTGACAATCCGAAATTATTACGCCGTCCAATCATCACTGATGGAAAACAACTTGTTATCGGATACGATAAACCAGGTCTTGAGACATTGGCGAAGCGTAAACATCGGACAATTGCACACGTATCGTAAAGAAGCCGGTTTGGTCGGCTTCTTTTTTTTGTGTATTGTTTGCGGTAAGGAGGTGAAGAGAAATGAAGGAATGGACGACACAACTCATGGAACGATTCGAATCACTTGGTGCAACAGATGTTCATTTCGTACCGAATGAAGCTTGCGTCCGAATCGTTTGTCGAACAGGTGACGGTTTGTGTGAACAAGAAGAGGTAGAACTCACGCGTTACCGGACACTTGTCAGTCATGTCCGCTATGAGGCGAACTTAAAGGAACAGAACGAGCGGATTCCGCAAAGTGGTTTGTATCCGCACGGGAAAAAGGGCATGCGCGTCTCGTTGTTACCGAGTCGACAAGGAGATGCAATGTCGTGGCGATTTTATCGTTCGACGGTCTCTCAAGAAACGGCTTTACGAACGTTACACGATCAATTGGACTTCGCTTGGTTAGCTGAACAACGACACGGGTGTATCGTCATTTCTGGATCGACAGGCGCAGGAAAGACGACGATGTTATATTCCTTGATGAGTGCGATGGAAGAAAAACGAATCATCTCGATTGAAGATCCGGTGGAGTGTACGGTACCAAACGTCTTGCAACTGGAACTAAATGAAAAAGCAGGGTTCACTGCTACGCGATGTTTTGAAGAAATATTGCGAGCGGATCCGGATTGGATTGCTTTTGGTGAGGTGCGGACGAGAGAGGCAGCACGTTTGACGATGAATGCCGCACTTAGTGGTCACGTCGTGTTGTTTACGTTACACGCTGGAAGTATTGATGAGGCGCGATTGCGATTGCGCAGTTTAGGTATCGAAGAGTCAGAACTGGCTGTCTGTCAACGCATCATTCATCTCGAGCGAAAAGGAGAGGATGTCCGCTGTACCGTCAGAAACTTACAAGCCGCGATCAAAGTCGGTTCTTAAAACGATATCATCGCTTGTTATCAAAAGGCATTTCCGCGAAAGAGACGTTACTCATTTTAAAACGATTCGAGCGTCAGCCGTTCGCGGAAGTAGTCGGAGAAATGGAACGCTGTCTTGAAAAAGGAGACTCCTTTTCAGCATCGCTTGAACCGCTTGCGTTAACGAATACTTTAAAACGACTTCTTTTTGTTGGAGAAAGGACAGAACGACCGTTGCTCGTCCTTCGCCAAATCGTGAAACTGCTCGACCTCGAAACAGAAATGCGATCGAAGTTTTGGAAGATGATCCGGTATCCGCTTGTTCTAGCGACTAGTCTATTCCTCCTGTTCTTCTTTTACGCCCTCTACGTATTTCCGTCTCTCCTTGAGATGTCGGACCCGAAGACTCTCCCCTCATTTCTGCATCTCCTTCTTCACCCCTCTGCGAAATATCTGCTCGCAAGTATTCCCGTTATTTTGTTAACCTCCGGTTACCTCTTTTTTCGCTTCTTTCCGTTAAACCGTATTTTACGACTGAAACCGTTACAGCGTTTGATTCGTCTCTACTACAGCTATTTATTCACGATCGAAGTAGGATCGTTCATCGATGCTGGCTTCTCGCTTGAAGAGACCTTTCGTCACCTCGAGCAAGGACAAGCGAATAAAAAAGGACATTTGTACGCTCGTCTACATGCTAAACAACAGGCAGGGGAACCACTTGCAGAAGCGCTTGGCGAAGATGAAATCATCGAAGCCGAGACGATTGGGATCGTCCATTTGGCGCGGGAAAGTGGCGATCTTGGTCCGTTGTTGCTTGAACAAGCGACACTCTTGCATGAGTCGATGGAAGAGGAACTAGAGAAAAAGTTGTTATGGATCGAGCCGATTTTGTACGGTGGATTGACGATCATGACGGGAACGTTGTTTCTCATCTTGTATTATCCGATTCAGCTAGCGATACAGCAGCTTCCATTCTAAACAGAGGAGACGATACGATGAAACAATTCTTAAAACGACAAGACGGATTCACCTTACTTGAGATGGCAGCCGTCTTATTGATCATTTCATTGTTACTACTCGTTTTGATTCCAACGATGACAAGTGGAAAGGACCAGGCGAAAGGTGTCAGTTGTGAGGCGAACATTCGCGTCATTCGCTCGGAGGTTAATTTGTATTATGCGAAAGAAAAGAAGTATCCGGAATCGCTCCAGACGATCAACCGCGGAACAGCTGATAAACCGAATGCCCTCGTCTGTGATCAGGAGACGTATACGTATGATCCGAAGACTGGCGAACTTACGAAGTGAACAAGGTTTTACCTTATTTGAGATGACGGCGGTGCTGACAATCATTGCTTGTTTACTTGTTTTTTTGTTGCCGGCACTGTTTGAAAAACGACCGGACTGGATTCCGCTTGAACAAGAGGTTCGTCTGATGGAACAAGATATTCAGACACTTCGACTCATGCAGTACTCAAAGCAAGATCAAGCATTGATGCAGTTTCGATTTCGAGGAGACGGTACAGGATACCTTGTCCTTGCGGATGACCGGTTGTTATGGCAACGGACATTCCAAAATGGTCATACGTGTACCGTTCCGCCCTCGAATCGCATCATCTATTTTAAAAGCTATCACTCGATCTATGCAGCGACCTGGTCTTGCCGTTCGGCAACAGCCGAATATGAAATCAAATTCTTACTTGGGAATTATCAAATGGCAATCCGTAAAGTGAGGTGAGAAGTATGCAGAACGAACGCCAAGCGGGCTTCTCTTTGCTTGAAGTAATGCTTTCTATCGTTGCAATCGGTATCTTCATGATGTTAGCGATTGATCCTTATCTCGATTTACGGACGAAACAAATGAAATGGGAACAAGAGACGGAACAGCTTGAGCAGATGGCTACGGATCAAGTTGAAAACCGAACAGCGTCCTATGTCCTGAAACAAGGAGCGTGGTGCAATGAAACGATGTGTCTTGCGAGCGGAATCCGGAATGACCCTTCTCGAACTGTCATTCGTCCTATGGCTGAGCCCACTTCTTCTGCTGGCAATCTTGACACTGACCCCACTCGTTCGTCCGCCGGAAGTCAACCGAATGAATGAAGAATTGTTCTTTCATACCGTGGAACGACTGATGTGGCGCAGTACGATGTGTGAGCGCCTCGGAGACGAGATTCGTGGAATGGACGTCAATCCGGGAGAGACAGCTGAAAAGTGGCGTCTCGTCCGTGTGCAAGATCAACTACGTCTCAAGAAAGAACAGGGAGGTGAACTGACATACGCCCGCGATGTCAAACAATATACCGTGACAGGGGATGCCGAGATTCTCTCGATTCAGTTGAACGACAGCAGACGTTCCTTCCGATGCGTCAGGAAGGATTCATCTTGATTCAAACGTTACTGTTACTTCTAGGAATGGGAGTCGTACTCTTGATTTCTTGTCAGCAAATTGACGAAGAGATGCGGCATCATCAGTTAGAGCAAGAAGCCCTTCAACTCGAGTCTCTCATTCGAGCGGCGAAAGCAGATTGTACGAAGGACGAGACCCTCCGCTACCCAATCGGACAAGTCAGCTGTACAGCGACCGATAAAGGCTTTAAAATGGAAGCGAGATTAGAGAATGGTCAAAGAATCGAGGCGGTCGTCACACATGAGTAAGGTTTATTTGATTGGGTTTATGGGAACTGGTAAAACAGCTGTCGGACATCGATTGGGTTCACAATACGAGGTCGACGAACTGGATGAACGGTTCAAACAGGAACATGGACAAACGATTACCGCTTTTTTCGCTGAGCATGGCGAAGCAGGGTTTCGTACACATGAAAGCGAATTGTTGAAGAGTAGCAATGCGGAAGTGGTTGTCACGGGTGGCGGGATCGTCGAACGGGAAGAGAACCGACTGTACATGCAGGAGTCCGGAACAGTCGTCTGGATCGATACACCCTTTGATTTGATTTGGGAACGTATCGCCGCTGATCCGAATCGTCCACTCGTGACAGAACGGGAACAAGTGAGACGATTGTTTGAACGTCGCTATTCCTTATATGCTGGAGTAGCTACTGTCCGACTTGAAGGAACGGCATCAATCGAAGAATTAACGCGTGCGATTGAAACTGTATTGGAGGAGAAGTCATGATTTGGATTACGTTAGGTATTATTTTATTGGCTATCATAGGACTCGTGTTGTTCGGATTCAGTCTTTACAAAAAGAAGCTGTCTCAGGATATTCGGCAGTTAAAACAACTGATGGAGCGCTTTACGATTCGTCAGCAAACCTTGCAGACGAACATTGATCATACGACGCAGCGAATCGATCAAATCAAAGGGAATATCAATCGAATCACTGAAGAAGGAAATCGTGTGAAGCAAGGAGCGAGCCAATTGGTGACGGAAGGTCGTCGACTCCAGGAGGAAATCAAACGAACTGCCGGAATCAAACAATTTTGAAATGGCTTTCATGGGAAGAATATGAAACAATAGGAGAGAAGGGACAGGGTCCTTTCTCTCTTTTTCGTATGTTCCTTTTTCCGAATAATACTAGATAATTATGATTTTAATTGGTAAGATGGATTTGAAAATGGAACATTAAAGAGAAGAGAGAGCGAAAACGTTCGTAAATAGGGGGATTTGTATGAGTCAAACGACATTGAAAAGAACACCGTTATTCGAGACGGTTTCGCAAACCGGTAAGATGGTGGATTTTGCGGGATTTGAAATGCCAGTTTTGTTTTCCTCGATTAAAGAAGAACACGTTGCAGTAAGGGAGAACGTCGGCATGTTCGATGTCTCGCACATGGGAGAACTGTTCGTCAGCGGACCGGATGCTCTGACGTTTTTACAAGCTACATTATCGAACGATATTTCGAAGATTGCGGTGGGGCAAGCGCAATATAACGTCTTATGCCAAGAAGACGGTGGGACAGTGGATGATTTACTCGTCTATCGTTTGGCAGAAACGGACTATCTTCTCGTCGTCAATGCTTCGAACATTGAAAAAGACGAACAACATTTACGTCACTATCTAACAGGAGACGTCACGCTTGAGAATCAATCGGAACAATATGGTCAAATTGCGGTCCAAGGACCACGTGCGGAAGCCATCCTTTCCGGCATGACACCACTTGTCTTATCAGAGATCGGATTTTTCAAGTTCCAACGTGGGACGGTTGCAGGAGTGGAAATGATCGTCTCACGCAGTGGGTACACAGGGGAAGATGGGTTCGAACTCTACATGGCAGCTGGTGACGCACCTGCTGTCTGGCAAGCACTGCTTGAGCAAGGTGTCGTACCATGCGGGCT
This region includes:
- a CDS encoding YqgQ family protein — encoded protein: MKTLYDVQQLLKTYGTFIYLGDRASDIAMMMLELDELQEAGVLEQRQYDSAKLILRHELKRSQSDNV
- a CDS encoding ROK family glucokinase is translated as MKWLLGIDIGGTTVKMAILDLQGIIVEKWEIETVILNDGAQIPGDIAKSFFEKCQKSDKRPEDFVGAGIGAPGFIDFNTGVVEKAVNIGWHNFELVGEFERLTGLPAVLENDANAAAIGEMWKGAGSGATELLAVTLGTGVGGGLITNGQIVHGTVGMAGEIGHITMLPEGGVLCGCGRKGCLETIASATGIARLGLEKRKGQETLLNDIKAVTAKDVFEAYEKGDRIATDVVEEVTFHLGLAISNLANSINPEIIVIGGGVSKAGETLLAPLRQQFERFALPRVFGSTTFKIAELGNDAGVIGCAWLAKQMFLKK
- a CDS encoding LTA synthase family protein gives rise to the protein MQQDANIWSRMRLKMGQGVRSTYKEHKLFWIATLLIWLKTYLAYTLFFNVPVTNSAQAFILLINPISSALFMFGFSFFFRGNVQKWFIYGTLFVATIILYADIIFFRFFNDYLTLPVLFQTSNAETVSASLASLLSWADLLIVGDLIILPFFLRKMDMSKNVASRGRAILAFVAAVVVFLGNLTLAETERPELLTRAFDRELLVKNIGTFNFHMYDALIQSKTSAQKALADSSELSEVQNFIDSKHAAANPAMFGKYKGKNVIVISFESAQSFAVGLKAPNGQEITPNLNKLIKESHSWDNFYHNTGQGKTSDAEFILENSIYPLGRGSAFFTNGENEFRATPEMLKEDGYYSAVFHANNKSFWNRDIVYNSFGVDRFFSETDYDLGDPADLTEWGLLDDKFFEQSLPMLKDLPRPFYSKFITLTNHYPFEMPKPEDELVPPLETSSTTLNHYVQALAYQDMALGKFIEGLKKDGTWDDTIFMVYGDHYGISTNHNAAMAELMNKDELTPYDVAQLQRVPFVIHLPGQTKGVKHENVASQIDIKPTLLHLLGHDFKNEILFGTDLFSKQHKDYALFRDGSVVTDKTVYTQETCYDRKTGEEVKDGEQAEMCKQSTKQSEKELGLSDKVIYGDLLRFLQTSK
- a CDS encoding DUF2759 domain-containing protein translates to MHLDQPIGWLFFFVALVGVWAVVRSLKKRQMFPLVFAALTVVLFGWFGIATLIYGGIPS
- a CDS encoding MBL fold metallo-hydrolase — protein: MEIVMITSGMASENGYLLFKDKECLVIDPGTEDMRFFDEIESRGATLKAILLTHAHFDHIGGVDMLRRFTEAPVYVHPEEAGWLGNPEWNGSAKFGMPPMRMKPADHLLQPGRLTIGSFSMHVLETPGHSPGSVTFYFKGERIAFGGDLLFQQGVGRTDLYGGDQDVLMRSLDRLIAELPADTTIYPGHGPSTTIRQEMKSNPFL
- a CDS encoding DUF2626 family protein; translated protein: MGRMYRVLGFWTGIIAVMAFIGALGGDASSSEHTDSFLVMGFVFLAQTVFFAALGYLRLTEKTYVYIFGAYLTVFFIVFTYWSNFQM
- a CDS encoding Spx/MgsR family RNA polymerase-binding regulatory protein, coding for MTNELVFFTYPSCTSCRKTKSWLKEEHVDVEERHLFRNAPTVDELMELLKLSTDGIESLLATRSQAFKDLGIDIEDMKLSELLRLMSDNPKLLRRPIITDGKQLVIGYDKPGLETLAKRKHRTIAHVS
- a CDS encoding ATPase, T2SS/T4P/T4SS family, translated to MKEWTTQLMERFESLGATDVHFVPNEACVRIVCRTGDGLCEQEEVELTRYRTLVSHVRYEANLKEQNERIPQSGLYPHGKKGMRVSLLPSRQGDAMSWRFYRSTVSQETALRTLHDQLDFAWLAEQRHGCIVISGSTGAGKTTMLYSLMSAMEEKRIISIEDPVECTVPNVLQLELNEKAGFTATRCFEEILRADPDWIAFGEVRTREAARLTMNAALSGHVVLFTLHAGSIDEARLRLRSLGIEESELAVCQRIIHLERKGEDVRCTVRNLQAAIKVGS
- a CDS encoding type II secretion system F family protein; amino-acid sequence: MLSKGISAKETLLILKRFERQPFAEVVGEMERCLEKGDSFSASLEPLALTNTLKRLLFVGERTERPLLVLRQIVKLLDLETEMRSKFWKMIRYPLVLATSLFLLFFFYALYVFPSLLEMSDPKTLPSFLHLLLHPSAKYLLASIPVILLTSGYLFFRFFPLNRILRLKPLQRLIRLYYSYLFTIEVGSFIDAGFSLEETFRHLEQGQANKKGHLYARLHAKQQAGEPLAEALGEDEIIEAETIGIVHLARESGDLGPLLLEQATLLHESMEEELEKKLLWIEPILYGGLTIMTGTLFLILYYPIQLAIQQLPF
- a CDS encoding competence type IV pilus major pilin ComGC, coding for MKQFLKRQDGFTLLEMAAVLLIISLLLLVLIPTMTSGKDQAKGVSCEANIRVIRSEVNLYYAKEKKYPESLQTINRGTADKPNALVCDQETYTYDPKTGELTK
- a CDS encoding prepilin-type N-terminal cleavage/methylation domain-containing protein yields the protein MIRRLANLRSEQGFTLFEMTAVLTIIACLLVFLLPALFEKRPDWIPLEQEVRLMEQDIQTLRLMQYSKQDQALMQFRFRGDGTGYLVLADDRLLWQRTFQNGHTCTVPPSNRIIYFKSYHSIYAATWSCRSATAEYEIKFLLGNYQMAIRKVR
- a CDS encoding type II secretion system protein produces the protein MQNERQAGFSLLEVMLSIVAIGIFMMLAIDPYLDLRTKQMKWEQETEQLEQMATDQVENRTASYVLKQGAWCNETMCLASGIRNDPSRTVIRPMAEPTSSAGNLDTDPTRSSAGSQPNE
- a CDS encoding shikimate kinase, with product MSKVYLIGFMGTGKTAVGHRLGSQYEVDELDERFKQEHGQTITAFFAEHGEAGFRTHESELLKSSNAEVVVTGGGIVEREENRLYMQESGTVVWIDTPFDLIWERIAADPNRPLVTEREQVRRLFERRYSLYAGVATVRLEGTASIEELTRAIETVLEEKS
- the gcvT gene encoding glycine cleavage system aminomethyltransferase GcvT; translation: MSQTTLKRTPLFETVSQTGKMVDFAGFEMPVLFSSIKEEHVAVRENVGMFDVSHMGELFVSGPDALTFLQATLSNDISKIAVGQAQYNVLCQEDGGTVDDLLVYRLAETDYLLVVNASNIEKDEQHLRHYLTGDVTLENQSEQYGQIAVQGPRAEAILSGMTPLVLSEIGFFKFQRGTVAGVEMIVSRSGYTGEDGFELYMAAGDAPAVWQALLEQGVVPCGLGARDTLRFEACLPLYGHELSATISPIEAGMGFAVKPQVKPFVGSEVLLQQKEQGAPRRLIGLELLDKGIARQDAPVWHDGEVVGVVTTGTLPPTVGKAIAWALVPAEVAEQEQFEVEVRGKRLAAKRTATPFYRRTK